Genomic window (Vicinamibacteria bacterium):
TGGATCAACCCAGCATCCCGGAGTCTCCCCAGCACCATCCTGAGAAAGGCGGGGTTGGTGTTGATGCTGCGAGCCAGCTCAGCCGAGGTCATGGGCGAGCCTCCGCGGAGGGCGAGCGCGACCATGGTGTGTGTGCCGAGGGCGAAATGCGAGTTGGCGAACATCTGTAATCAATATAACAACACTTAAGCAATCCGTCAAGGGTGCGCGGGTCCCGCCGCCGTCCTCGGCGGCGGTCAAGAACCAACCTTCGGAAGGGGGTGCAGGGACGGGACTGGGTGGGTACGAATTACGAGTGCGACTACGCTTCGGCCTTTTGAGGAGAAATAGGACCACCCACTCGGACACGGAGAGTCGTTGGAATGAAGAAATAGGTCAAGACAGCCCCGACGACCAAAATCCCCGCAATGATGTACAGCGCGGCCGAAGGGTCGGAAGAAACAAGCTTCGCCCAAATCGGGATATTGGGTCCAACGTATCCGCCCAGGTTGCCGACGGAGTTCACGATGCCAATACCGGCCGCGGCAGCCGTCCCGGCCAGGAAGGCAGACGGTAGCGGCCAGAACAACGGCATGGAGCCGATAACCCCAAGAGTACCGATCGAAAGAAACACGATGGCGAGCACTGGAGTCGATGCGAAGACCCCGCTTAGTATCAGCCCCAAGGCTCCGAAGCTGACGTTCGCAACGTAGTGTAGTCGCCGCTCACCGCTCTCATCGGAATGTTGGCTGAGGACAACCATCCCGATAACCGCCACCGCGTACGGTATGGCGGTGATCAGACCCACCCCCAAGTACCCTTTTGTACCAAATCCCTTAACGATCGTTGGCAACCAGAAGGCAATACCGTACAGGCCGATCATCAGTGTGAAGTAGATCGCACACAACACCCATACCTTGCCGCTGGTGAAGGCATCGATCAGTCGATGTTCAGTCTTGTGCAGGTCTTCAGCAACAAGGTTGGCTTCGAGCAGCGCTTTTTCGTCGGCCGTGAGCCAGTTCGCTTCCGTGATGCTGCTGTCAAGATAGTAGATCACCCAAAAGCCAACGATGATGGAGGGGATGCCCTCAGCCAAGAACAGCCATTGCCATCCCTGCAAGTTCATCGAGCCTGAGAGCGTATCCATGATCCAGCCGGAGATCGGATTGCCGATGACTCCCGAGACCGCGATCGCGGCTACGAACCAGGCGGTTCGGGTTGAGCGGTGTCTGGAGGGATACCACAGTGTCAGATAGAAGATGACGCCCGGGAAGAAGCCCGCTTCGGCGAGGCCGAGGAGGAAGCGGAGGGCATGGAAAGACCACGCGCCCTTCACGAATATCATGCATGCAGACACGACACCCCACGAGATCATGATCCGGGCAATCCACATGCGGGCCCCGAACTTCTTCAAGAGCACGTTGCTCGGGACCTCGAAGAAGAAATAACCGATGAAGAAGATGCCGGCGCCGAAGGCAAAAGCCGCATCGCTCATAGATAGATCCTTGAGCATCTGCAGCTTGGCAAAGCCGACGTTTACCCGGTCGAGATACGCCAGGATGTAGCAGAGAAACAGGAAGGGAATTATGCGAAGGTCAACCTTGTGGTACGTCTTGGCTTCAAAGCCTTCATCGGCTTTCATGACTACCCCCTCACCTGATCGAGTGGGGCTCTCTTTACGATGGAATCTTAGCGACGAGCTTATAGTATGTGTCAAGCCGCCACGCCCTCGGTGAGCAGGACCGCGCTGCTCGCAACCAAAACAAGTCCAACCCGGGCGAGCGAGGTATCAGCGAACACGCGTTAGTATGATTTCCAGATCCATCCGCTCAGATGTCTCCTTGGGGCTTCGCCTGCTGTAGTGTCGATAAGTGATTTGTCTGGATCCTTTAGGTTACTAATCGTCCGAACCGTCTCGTCGTTGACACCATCCTCGAGCGGAATGAAGCCCCTGGTCCTGAACTCCTTTGCCGTGTCGTCGTACTCTCCCGTCTCGGTTACGCGCAGCGCCGATCTGTTGTAGAAGTAAGTGACGTCGTATTGACTCGACCGCGGATTGAACGTGACGTAACAGCTTGCCTTGCTGACCGCTTTCGGATTGTCCTTGTCATGGCGCTCTGTTTGGAATTCGAGATATGTGCCGTCGAGCACAAAGGCGATGGACCACGTACCAACTTCTTCCGCAACGCCCTCTTTCTCGAAGAACTTCACTGCTGCGTTCCACTTGCCAACCTGCGGAGCGAGCTTGGTCATTGCCTCGCGAATCTCTAGATACTCAGCCTGGTCGGCATGGACGCGGCCAGGCGGGGTGGTGAGGAGCAAGCCGGAGATGCAAATGAGGGCCGCTCGCCTTGGTTCTAGAAGCGCGGAGACGGCAGTCATCCAGCCCATACCTGGGACTGTGCTCGCGGGAATCGTCGGCGTCGCTTTCATGAGCCCTCCTGTGGCTGTCGCCGCAGGGAGTCTAGGTCTACGCGTGTCGCCATCTCCTGTCGGTTCAGGACAAAGAGCGGACTCCTTAGGCCACGGGGTCGGTCGGGTAGCGCTCCTGACATGGTTTTACAAGGACGCGTGAACGCGGCTGGCGTGACTGCCAAACGGCCGGGTAGGATAGGCCGATGTGCGGCCGCGCAAGCCTGACCGCCTCGCCCGCGGAGCTTGAGGAGACGTTTGGGCTGAGCGCCGCTCCTGCTCTCTCTCCCCGCTACAACATCGCTCCCACGGAGCCCGTTCTGACCATCCGGGCGCACGAGCGCGCTCGAGAGGCCGTCTTCTTGCGGTGGGGTCTCGTTCGTTCCGGTTCGGAGGATGCCCGGGCTCCCATCAATCTACGGATGGAGAGCGCAGCCAAGGGCGCGATGAGGGGCACGCTCCGGGAGCGGAGGTGCATCGTACCCTTTACCGGCTTTTATGAGTGGAAGCAGGCGGGAAAGGCGCGTCAGCCTTTCAATATCAGGCGGAGGGATGGCCGCGTGTTCGGCGTCGCGGGTCTCTGGGATCGGCTGGAGAGCGGGGATCAGGAGCCGCTCGAATCCTGCCTAGTGCTCACGACGAACGCGAACGCCGTCGTCAAGCCCATCCATGACCGGATGCCCCTGATCCTCGACCCCGCCTCCTACGCGCGCTGGATCGATGCTTCGCCCTACGAGGGCTCCGATATCTTCGCGGGGTTGCAGGTGCTCCCGGAAGAGCTCCTGGAGAGCTACACCGTCTCCACGTTGGTGAACCGGGCGGGTGTAGAGGATCCTCGCTGCTTGGAACCCGCGAAGCCCAGCGCTCTCTGGTAGCCGCGCCGAGTCCGTGGGGCACTCACGAGTCGCCGGCCCGGGGTTCATGACGGGCCGGGCTCCTGACCGAACCTGTTGCAGAATGGCGGCGGCCATGCGCCTCGCTCTCGTGTTGTTTTCGGTTGTCCTCCTCCCCGCCGGGGTCTCGGCCCAGGACAACTACGAGATCCAGGTCTATTCGTACGACACCGTCCCGCCGGGGCAGACGATGTTCGAGCTGCACAGCAACTTCACCGCGAACGGATCCAGAAGCACGACCGAGGGGGTTCTTCCGACTCACCACGCCTTCCACGAGACCCTCGAAATCACGCGCGGTGTCACCCCGTGGTTCGAGGTGGGCTTCTACCTCTTCACGAGCGCACGGCCGGGGAACGGCTGGAGCTGGGTCGGCGACCACATCCGCCCACGCGTGCGCGCGCCCGAGAGCTGGCATTGGCCCGTGGGCGTAAGCCTCTCCTTCGAAGCGGGGTACCAGCAACGGCAGTTCTCGGCCGACACATGGACGCTCGAGATCAGGCCGATCGTGGACCGGAAGCTCGGGTCCTGGTACCTATCCTTCAACCCGACCCTGGACCACTCCTTCCACGGCGTCTCCTCCGGGAAGGGTCTCGAGTTCTCTCCCAACTTCAAGGTGAGCTATGACTTCACGCCAAAGATCGCCGGTGGCGTGGAATATTACGGCGCGTGGGGGCCACTGACGGGGTTCGACCCTCTTTCCACGCAGCAGCACCAGATCTTCCCGACCGTCGACCTGAACGTGTCGGGGCGCTGGGAGCTGAACTTCGGCGTGGGGATCGGCCTGACCACAAGCACCGATCACCTGATCTTCAAAGCCATCGTGGGATACCGGTTCGGATACCCGCCCGCGCAGCGAAAAAGCGCGGGCGCGCACTAACCACGGCTCTTCGGGGTCTCGCAAATGGTCCCGCCGGCGACGTACTCCCGGATCTCAGGTGGCCAGATACCAGGGAACATTGATGACGACGATTCTCTGGTTGCCTTTGAGGAGCAAGAGGGTCTTAAGGACGGCCGCCCGTTTGTTGTGGAGCAAATAGTGATACCAATGGCGTTCGACCAATTCCGGGATGAGGACCGCCAGTTGCTCGGTCGGGCACGTGCGCTCAGCCTCCAGAACGTAGTCCACGATCGGGGCTAGCACGAAGCGATAGCGGGAGCTGAGCACCACGAGCTCCGGTGCCGGCAGTCCGGCGGCGCGCGCCGGCTTTTCGACGAGGTCCGACCACTGCTGGCGAAGGGTTGACGTCGCCTCACCACAATCCACGTGCAGCGCTCGGACCCGAGGCGAAATCCCCAGGGCCACCCGGAGCGCCTTCTTGACGACGTTGCTCCAATTGCCGATCGGTATGAGAACGAGGGGAGGCGTGAGGTCCTGGACTTCAAGCGGGCTCGCGCTGCGTGTCTCCAGGAAGACCCGGTGATAGTGACGACGCACCGCGCCCATCAGCGCTACCAGCCCGGGAATCAGGAGCATCGTTATCCATGCCCCTTGCTCGAACTTGGCCACCAAGACCACGACCACGGTCACACCCGTAGCGGCTGCGCCCAGACCATTCACGGCGATGCTGCGCTTGGCACCCTTGCCTCCAACCCGTATCCAGTGTCCGACCATGCCGGCCTGAGAGAGGGTGAAGGCCAGGAAGGCTCCCACCGCGAAGAGCGGAATCAGCCGATCGGTCACTCCGCCGAACAGAATCAGGATCAGACCGGAGAGTCCCGCGAGCACGTAGAGTCCTTGCGAGTAGACGAGCCGCCGGCCCCTGGTCGCGAAGGAATGGGGGAGACAGTTGTTCTGGGCAACCGCCCGGCAGAGCCGCGGAAAGTCCGCGAAGGCGGTGTTGGCGGAGAGCGCCAACACCATCAGGATCGAACCAATCGACACGTAGTAGAAGACGCCTTTTCCCGCGACCGCGCTCAGCACCATGGAGAGGACGCTCTGATAGCCGGGTTGACCGGGGTCGGTGGCGGCGATCCCGTAGGCGGGAACGAGGTAGGCAATGCCGGCGAGGAGGACAATCAGGAGCGCGATGATGATGGTGAGAGTCCGTCTGGCCGTGGCAACCACGGGCTCCCGAAAGGCCTTCACGCCATTACTCACCGCCTCAACCCCGGTCATAGCCGTGCAACCGCTCGCGAAGGCCTGAAGGAGGAGCCAGAGGTTTGGTACCGCGCTGGCCACGGCAACACTGGGCAGGGGATCGACCGGTACTGGATGCCCACCCGACACGAGGCTCTTGAACCCCCCGATCAGAATCGCCGCGAGAAGACATCCCAGGAAGAGATAGGTGGGAGCCGTAAAGAACGCCCCGGTCTCCCGGAGGCCACGGAGATTGACCAGCGTGATCAATACGAGAATCCCCAGGCACAGGGAGAGCGTCCACGGCTGTAGGCTCGGCGCTGCAGACACCAGAGCGCCTACGCCGGCGGATATGCCCACCGCGACCACCAGCACGTAATCAATCATGAGGGCAGCGGCGGCCAGGAGCCCCGCGCCAACCCCGAGATTCTGGCGGGCAACCGTGTACGATCCTCCGCCGCCTGGATAGGCCTGGATAGTCTGGCGATATGAAAAGTAGACGATTGTAAGGAGGACGATGATGCTGGCGCTGAGCGGCACGATGTAGCCGATCCCGGCGGCTCCCAAGGGGATGAGAAGAGTCAGGGCCGCTTCCGGACCATAGGCAGCGGAGCTGAGGGCGTCCAGGCCAAAGATCGGAATACCCGCCGCGGGACCGACTTGCTCAGCGCGTTCCTCGTCCGACGCGAGGGGCCGGCCCAGGACGCGATCAAGAATTGGCATGGCGCGATTCTGCGATGGCGGGGGACGTTTGCCAAGCCGACGGTGGGTGAACGGCCCGCCCCCGGCATATCGCCCGCCGGACTCAGAGGCCCTCTCTGGCCCCACCCTCTCCACCCGGGCCAGGCACTTTCGAGAAGCGTAAAGGCTTACGGGCTTCGGTGCCTGACCCAAGTCACTGTCCTCGTAAACCCTTCCCTGAGCTTCGTGTCCTGAGCTGAACCGCCGGGCACGCGGCTTGCTCTGACCGAAGACCGGGGGGTCCATTCGTTGAACGGAGGAACCATGTCTCGTCACATCGGTGCCCCAGCCGTCCTGGGGCTCATCATCAGTACCTTCGCAGCTCTCTTGATAGGCAACTGCGGGGGCAATTCGTCCTCGCCCACGGCGGGCAACACGCCGCCACCTGTCGCACCGACACCGACGCCAGCTCCCACTCCAACGCCCGCGCCCACGCCTACGCCTACGCCCACGCCAGCTCCGACCCCAACGCCCACACCAATGCCCACGCCCACGCCGGCTCCGACCCCGACCCCCACACCGGCACCTATGACCATGACCATCACGATCGAAGGCGAAAACGGCAACATGTCCTTCTCTCCCAACCCGGCCAACGTACGGGTCGGACAGCAGGTCGTCTGGCACAACGCCGACAGCATCACGCATACGGCCAGCGGCAGCTTCGATACGGGGCTGATCTCCCCCGGGACGACAAGCAAGGTGGTCACATTCAGCGCGTCCGGAATGATCTCCTACCATTGCAGCATCCATCCCAGCATGGTCGGGACCCTGAACGTGACTCCTTAAGCCACCGGAACCAGCAGCACGGAGCGCCGCGCCGAGCCCTCGGCCGGCGCTCCGCCCCGACTCGGCCTAACGGCTGAGACCGGAAGTTTTTCACCACTAAGAGAAGTGCCGCCCTGGCGGCGCGTTCAGCATCTCGTTACACTCTCTGCGGAGGCAGTATGGTCAAGGAAGCTCTGGCTGCGGCCCTCGTCCTCGTTCTCGGCGCCCACGGCGTCACTGCGGAGCCGAGGACTTATGTCGTGGATCCGGAGCGAAGCACGGCGACTATCCACGTAGGCCGGGCTGGCCTTTTCAAGTTTGCCGGTCACGAGCACGAGGTGCTGGCGCCGCGCTTCACGGGGGATATCCAGGCCGATCCCGCAAATCTCACGGGCTCGAGCGTCAGCCTGACTATCGACGCCACGTCTCTCAAGGTGTCGGGTCGAGGGGAGCCGCCGGAGGACGTACCGAAGGTCCAGGAGAGGATGGTCGGCCCCGAGTTGCTAGACGTGGCCCGCTTCCCCTCGGTAACGTTTCGCTCCACGAAGATCGAGGGCCACGAGGCGGGGAAGGGAGTCTACGACCTCCAGATCACGGGCGAGTTGATGCTCCACGGGTTTACTCGCTCGACCGTCGTTCAGGCGCGGGTAGAGGTCGCCGGCGACGCACTCACGGCGACAGGCAGTTTCGTGCTTCGGCACACTGACTTCGGCCTGACGCCCGTATCGGTAGCCGGTGTGGTCAAGGTCAAGAACGAGATCGCCATCGAGTACAAGATCCAGGCGGCGGTCAGGACAGCGAGCGGAGGTCTCTCTGTCCCCCCCCC
Coding sequences:
- a CDS encoding MFS transporter → MKADEGFEAKTYHKVDLRIIPFLFLCYILAYLDRVNVGFAKLQMLKDLSMSDAAFAFGAGIFFIGYFFFEVPSNVLLKKFGARMWIARIMISWGVVSACMIFVKGAWSFHALRFLLGLAEAGFFPGVIFYLTLWYPSRHRSTRTAWFVAAIAVSGVIGNPISGWIMDTLSGSMNLQGWQWLFLAEGIPSIIVGFWVIYYLDSSITEANWLTADEKALLEANLVAEDLHKTEHRLIDAFTSGKVWVLCAIYFTLMIGLYGIAFWLPTIVKGFGTKGYLGVGLITAIPYAVAVIGMVVLSQHSDESGERRLHYVANVSFGALGLILSGVFASTPVLAIVFLSIGTLGVIGSMPLFWPLPSAFLAGTAAAAGIGIVNSVGNLGGYVGPNIPIWAKLVSSDPSAALYIIAGILVVGAVLTYFFIPTTLRVRVGGPISPQKAEA
- a CDS encoding SOS response-associated peptidase, translating into MCGRASLTASPAELEETFGLSAAPALSPRYNIAPTEPVLTIRAHERAREAVFLRWGLVRSGSEDARAPINLRMESAAKGAMRGTLRERRCIVPFTGFYEWKQAGKARQPFNIRRRDGRVFGVAGLWDRLESGDQEPLESCLVLTTNANAVVKPIHDRMPLILDPASYARWIDASPYEGSDIFAGLQVLPEELLESYTVSTLVNRAGVEDPRCLEPAKPSALW
- a CDS encoding transporter, which gives rise to MRLALVLFSVVLLPAGVSAQDNYEIQVYSYDTVPPGQTMFELHSNFTANGSRSTTEGVLPTHHAFHETLEITRGVTPWFEVGFYLFTSARPGNGWSWVGDHIRPRVRAPESWHWPVGVSLSFEAGYQQRQFSADTWTLEIRPIVDRKLGSWYLSFNPTLDHSFHGVSSGKGLEFSPNFKVSYDFTPKIAGGVEYYGAWGPLTGFDPLSTQQHQIFPTVDLNVSGRWELNFGVGIGLTTSTDHLIFKAIVGYRFGYPPAQRKSAGAH
- a CDS encoding APC family permease is translated as MPILDRVLGRPLASDEERAEQVGPAAGIPIFGLDALSSAAYGPEAALTLLIPLGAAGIGYIVPLSASIIVLLTIVYFSYRQTIQAYPGGGGSYTVARQNLGVGAGLLAAAALMIDYVLVVAVGISAGVGALVSAAPSLQPWTLSLCLGILVLITLVNLRGLRETGAFFTAPTYLFLGCLLAAILIGGFKSLVSGGHPVPVDPLPSVAVASAVPNLWLLLQAFASGCTAMTGVEAVSNGVKAFREPVVATARRTLTIIIALLIVLLAGIAYLVPAYGIAATDPGQPGYQSVLSMVLSAVAGKGVFYYVSIGSILMVLALSANTAFADFPRLCRAVAQNNCLPHSFATRGRRLVYSQGLYVLAGLSGLILILFGGVTDRLIPLFAVGAFLAFTLSQAGMVGHWIRVGGKGAKRSIAVNGLGAAATGVTVVVVLVAKFEQGAWITMLLIPGLVALMGAVRRHYHRVFLETRSASPLEVQDLTPPLVLIPIGNWSNVVKKALRVALGISPRVRALHVDCGEATSTLRQQWSDLVEKPARAAGLPAPELVVLSSRYRFVLAPIVDYVLEAERTCPTEQLAVLIPELVERHWYHYLLHNKRAAVLKTLLLLKGNQRIVVINVPWYLAT
- a CDS encoding plastocyanin: MTITIEGENGNMSFSPNPANVRVGQQVVWHNADSITHTASGSFDTGLISPGTTSKVVTFSASGMISYHCSIHPSMVGTLNVTP
- a CDS encoding YceI family protein → MVKEALAAALVLVLGAHGVTAEPRTYVVDPERSTATIHVGRAGLFKFAGHEHEVLAPRFTGDIQADPANLTGSSVSLTIDATSLKVSGRGEPPEDVPKVQERMVGPELLDVARFPSVTFRSTKIEGHEAGKGVYDLQITGELMLHGFTRSTVVQARVEVAGDALTATGSFVLRHTDFGLTPVSVAGVVKVKNEIAIEYKIQAAVRTASGGLSVPPPGGGQRAQKLTTGITAYLVRSSGVDPRPDAAGLHLLRDEWVFLGALAVAMLAAAGMPMWRSVLRPREPERQPEGCSMNEVTP